Within Streptomyces antibioticus, the genomic segment CGACGGCGCCCGGCTCGCCGAGGCGATCGAGCGCGCCCGCTCGGTGCTCGGGCCGGACGACGTCCTGCCCGGTGTCGCGGACGTCGTCACCGAGGTCCATGTCGAGGCCGTCTTCGACGACGGCTCCCGGCTCGCGGTCGTCTCCGCCCCGATCGCGGGCGGCCTGGGCGACCGGGCCCCCGGCGCACTGCTCCCGCGGCCCGAGGACACGAGCGAGGACGCCGGGTCCGGCGAGCCCGAGCCCGCCCTCCGGCTGACCGTCACCAACACCGCCGGCGTGCCCGTCTCCGTCACCTCCCACTTCCACTTCTTCGAGGCCAACCCCCGCCTGGACTTCGACCGTCCGGCCGCCTACGGGATGCGGCTCGCCGTCCCCGCCGGGTCGTCGGTGCGGTTCGGGCCGGGGGAGTCGCTGGAGATCGGCCTGGTGCCGATCGGCGGCGCCCGTGTCGCCGTCGGCTTCGCCGGACTCGTCGACGGACCGCTGGACGCGCCCGGCGCCCGCGCGGAGGCGCTGCGCCGCGCAGCCGCCTGTGGCTATCTCGGCGTACCGGAAACCCCTGAGCAGGAGGCCGACCGATGAGCCGCCCCGGAGGCCACCCCGCCGAGGCCCGCCGTCTCACCCCCCACGAGTACGCCGCGACCCACGGCCCGCGGGCCGGCGACCGGATCCGCCTCGGTGACTCGGGCCTGGTGATCCGCGTGGAGTCCGACTCCCAGCGGCCCGGCGACGAGTTCCTCGCGGGGTTCGGCAAGACCGCCCGGGACGGACTGCACCTCAAGGCCGCCGCGGTCCGCGAGACCTGTGACGTCGTGATCAGCAATGTCGTCGTGATCGACGCCGTGCTGGGCGTGCGGAAGGTGTCCATCGGCATCCGCGAGGGGCGGATCCACGCCATCGGCCGGGCCGGCAACCCCGACACCCTCGACGGTGTCGACGTCGTGGTGGGCACCGGCACCTCCATCGTCTCCGGCGAGGGGCTGATCGCCACCGCCGGGGCCGTCGACACCCATGTCCATCTGCTGTCCCCGCGGATCATGGAGGCGTCCCTCGCCTCCGGGGTGACCACGGTCATCGGGCAGGAGTTCGGCCCGGTGTGGGGCGTCGGCGTCAACTCGCCCTGGGCGCTGCGCCACGCGTTCAACGCCTTCGACGCCTGGCCCGTCAACATCGGCTTCCTGGCCCGGGGTTCGTCCTCCGACCCGGCCCCGCTCGTGGAGGCGCTCGCCGAAGGCGGCGCGTCCGGGTTCAAGGTGCACGAGGACATGGGCGCCCACACCCGCGCCCTGGACACCGCCCTGCGGGTCGCCGAGGAGCACGACGTCCAAGTGGCCCTGCACAGCGACGGGTTGAACGAGTGCCTGTCCGTCGAGGACACCCTGCGGGTGCTGGAGGGGCGGACCATCCACGCCTTCCACATCGAGGGCTGCGGCGGCGGTCATGTGCCCAACGTGCTGAAGATGGCCGGGGTCCCGAACGTCATCGGCTCCTCCACCAACCCCACCCTGCCCTTCGGCCGGGACGCCGTCGCCGAGCACTACGGCATGATCGTCTCCGTCCACGACCTCAAGACCGATCTGCCCGGCGACGCCGCCATGGCCCGCGACCGCATCCGCGCCGGCACCATGGGCGCCGAGGACGTCCTGCACGACCTGGGCGCGATCGGCATCACCTCCTCCGACGCGCAGGGCATGGGCCGCGCGGGCGAGACCGTCCGCCGCACCTTCGCCATGGCCGGGAAGATGAAGGCCGAGTTCGGCGCGCCCGAGGACCACGACAACGAACGCGTCCTGCGGTACATCGCCAAACTGACGATCAACCCCGCGATCGCGCACGGACTCGCGCACGAGATCGGGTCGATCGAGACCGGCAAGCTCGCCGACATCGTGCTGTGGCGCCCCGAATACTTCGGCGCCAAACCGCAGTTGGTGCTCAAGTCCGGCTTCCCGGCCTACGGCGTGGTGGGCGACCCCAACGCGGCCACCGACACCTGCGAACCCCTCGTCCTGGGACCGCAGTTCGGGTCCTACGGCGCCACCCCCGCCGATCTCTCCGTGGCGTTCGTGTCCCGGGCCGCGCTCGACCGGGGCGACGACCGGATGCCGACCCGCCGCCGCCGGGTCGCCGTGCGCGGCACCCGCGGGATCGGCCCGGCCGATCTGCGCCTCAACTCCCGTACCGGAGCGGTCGACGTCGACCGGCGCACCGGCCTTGTCACCCTCGACGGAGAGCTGCTGCGCTCCGAACCGGCCGACTCCGTCTCCCTCAACCGCCTGTACTTCCTCTGACGCCGCCAAGGACACCGGACATGAGCCCGAAGACCACGCCCGCCCCGGCCACCGCCACCTCGGCCACCGCCACGTCGGCCACCCCCGCCGCCGACGGCTTCCGCATGCCCGCCGAGTGGACCCCGCACGCCCGCACCTGGATGGCGTGGCCCGGCCCCAACCCCACCTTCGACGACCGGGACGACCTGATCGCCGCCCGGATGGCCTGGGCCTCCGTGGCCCGTGCCGTCCTGCGCTTCGAACCCGTGACGGTGGTGTGCGGCCCCGGCCGGTCGGCGGAGGCGCAGACGATGCTCGGACCGGGCGTCGACACCGTCGAACGCGACCTGGACGACGCCTGGATGCGCGACATCGGGCCCACCTTCCTCACGAACGGCCGTGAACTCGCCGCCGTCGACTGGACGTTCAACGGCTGGGGCGCCCAGGAGTGGGCCCGCTGGGAGCACGACGCGAAGATCGCCGCCCATGTCGCCGATCTCGCCGGGGCCCGCACGTACGCCTCGAAGCTGGTGAACGAGGGCGGCGCGATCCATGTCGACGGCGAGGGCACGGTCCTGCTGACCGAGACGGTCCAGCTCGGCCCGGAGCGCAACCCCGGCTGGACGCGCGCCGAGGTCGAGGCCGAGATCCACGCCATGCTCGGCACCCGCAAGGCGATCTGGCTGCCCCGCGGCCTCACCGGCGACTATCCCCCGTACGGCTACGGCACCCTCGGCCATGTCGACATCGTCGCCGCGTTCGCCCGCCCCGGTGTCGTCGTCGCCCACTCCCAGCCGGACCCCGCCCACCCCGACCACGAGGTGAGCACAGAGGTCATCGGCCTGCTGAAGGCGCAGACCGACGCCCGCGGCCGCCGTCTGGAGGTCGTGGAGGTCCCGGCGCCCACCGTCCTGGAGGCCGACGGGCACTGGGCCGACTACTCCTACATCAACCACTACCTCTGCAACGGCGGCGTCGTGCTCTGCGGCTTCGACGACCCCCGGGACGAGACGGCGGCGGGCATCTTCCGCCGGCTGTTCCCCGAGCGGACGGTGACCCTGGTCGACGCCCGTACGATCTTCTCCGGCGGTGGTGGCATCCACTGCATCACCCAGCAGCAGCCGAGGATCTAGAGGGATCCGGACGATCGAGGAGTACAGCGGATGGCCGGTGCGCGCCGGAACGCCCCGCCCCGTGAGGAGGTCCTCGCCGCCGCCATGGCGATGATCGCCGAACGCGGTCTGGAGAAGCTGACGATGGCGGCGCTCGGCCGCGAGGTCGGCATGAGCAGCGGCCATCTCCTCTACTACTTCCACTCCAAGGACGAACTCCTGCTCCAGGCCCTGGAGTGGAGCGAGGGCCGCCTGGGCGCCGAGCGCTCCCGGCTGCTCACCCGCGGGGGCTCCGCCCGCGAACGGCTCGACGCCTACGTCGGCCTGTACGTCCCCGACGGCCACCGCGACCCGCACTGGACGCTCTGGCTGGAGGTCTGGACCCGCTCGCAGAACGCCGACGACACCGCCCGCGACCGGCAGGCCGCCATCGAGGGCGCCTGGCACCGCGACCTGGTCGCCCTGCTCGCCGAGGGCGTCTCGCGCGGCGAGTTCCGCCCCGTCGACGCCGACCGCTTCGCCACCCGGCTGCGCGCCCTGCTCGACGGCCTCTCCATCCATGTGGCGATCGGCCTGCGCGGCACCGGCCGGGACCGGGCGCTCGCGCACGTCCGCGAGTTTCTCGATACCGCACTGCTCGCATCCTGAGACACTCCGTGAGCACCCGGGCGGCCTGTGCCAGACTTCCCCCGTGCTCTCGTTCGCCACGATTATTGGCAGCAGGCGCGCCGGTCCGCAGTGACCACCACGTACGACCAGGTACGGGTGGCCACCGTCGTCCTCGACCCGCGCGCAGACCTCTCGCACCCGCGAGGGGTTTTTCGCTTTTCTGGCCCACCCGCAGCCGGGAGCGAGCGCACGAGGGACCATGGGGACGGTGGAGCCGGTCATTCCGGTAAGACCGAAGATCCACAACAGGAGCCTTGAGACCATGACCGAGACGGCAACCAGCGAACTCGACGACTCGTTCCACGTCTTCGACACCACCTTGCGCGACGGCGCCCAGCGGGAGGGCATCAACCTCACCGTCGCCGACAAGCTCGCGATCGCACGGCACCTGGACGACTTCGGCGTCGGCTTCATCGAGGGCGGCTGGCCCGGCGCCAACCCGCGGGACACCGAGTTCTTCGCCCGCGCGCGGCAGGAGATCGACTTCAAGCACGCCAAGCTGGTGGCCTTCGGCGCGACCCGCAGGCCCGGTGCGAAGGCAGCCGAGGACCCGCAGGTCAAGGCGCTGCTGGAGTCCGGCGCGCCGGTCGTCACCCTGGTCGCCAAGTCCCATGACCGGCATGTGGAACTCGCCCTGCGCACCACCCTGGACGAGAACCTGGAGATGGTCCGGGACACCGTCTCCCATCTGCGCGCGCAGGGCCGCCGGGTGTTCGTCGACTGCGAGCACTTCTTCGACGGCTACCGCGCCAACCCCGAGTACGCCAAGGCCGTCGTGCGCACCGCGTCCGAGGCCGGCGCGGACGTCGTCATCCTGTGCGACACCAACGGCGGCATGCTGCCCGCCCAGGTGCAGGCGGTCGTCTCCACGGTCCTCGCCGACACCGGCGCCCGGCTCGGCATCCACGCCCAGGACGACACCGGCTGCGCCGTCGCCAACACCCTCGCCGCGGTGGACGCGGGCGCGACCCACGTCCAGTGCACGGCGAACGGCTACGGCGAGCGCGTCGGCAACGCCAACCTCTTCCCGGTCGTCGCCGCCCTGGAGCTGAAGTACGGCAAGCGGGTGCTGCCCGAGGGCCGGCTGCGCGAGATGACCCGGATCTCGCACGCCGTCGCCGAGGTCGTCAACCTCACGCCCTCCACCCACCAGCCCTATGTGGGTGTCTCCGCCTTCGCCCACAAGGCCGGTCTGCACGCCTCCGCCATCAAGGTCGACCCGGACCTCTACCAGCACATCGACCCCGAGCAGGTCGGCAACACCATGCGGATGCTGGTCTCCGACATGGCGGGCCGCGCCTCGGTCGAGCTGAAGGGCAAGGAACTCGGCGTCGACCTCGGCGGCGACCGCGAACTCGTCGGCCGGGTCGTGGAGCGCGTCAAGGAACGCGAACTCAAGGGCTATACGTACGAAGCGGCCGACGCCTCCTTCGAGCTGCTGCTGCGCGCCGAGGTCGAGGGCCGCCCGCTGAAGTACTTCGACGTCGAGTCCTGGCGGGCCATCGTCGAGGACCGCCCCGACGGCACCCACGCCAACGAGGCCACGGTGAAGCTGTGGGCCAAGGGCGAGCGCATCGTCGCCACGGCGGAGGGCAACGGCCCGGTCAACGCCCTCGACCGGGCCCTGCGCGTCGCCCTGGAGAAGATCTACCCGCAGCTCGCCAAGCTCGACCTGGTGGACTACAAGGTCCGCATCCTCGAAGGCGTCCACGGCACCCAGTCCACCACCCGCGTCCTGATCTCCACGACGGACGGGGCGGGGGAGTGGTCGACGGTCGGTGTCGCCGAGAACGTCATCGCCGCGTCCTGGCAGGCCCTGGAGGACGCGTACACCTACGGTCTGCTGCGGGCGGGCGTCACCCCGGCCGAGTAGGCACCCCTCAGGGAGCCCGCCAGACGTTGTCGAAGGCGGCGTCCTCGATCCGGCGCCGCTGACGCACGGCCTCCAGCTCGGTCAGCGCGCCGTGCACCGCCGCCAGCACGGCCTCGGTGTCGTCGGCGAGTCCCTCGGGCTCGCCGGCCGCCTCCTCAGGGATGCCGAGGGCGGCCGCGAGCCCGACGAGGACCGGCTCGCGGGCGGCCCAGCGGTCGGCCGCGTGCCGCCGGTCCGGGGCGTCCGCCGACGGCTGCGCGGACGCGGAGGTGTCCGCCCGCCCCCGCGCCAGCCAGGAGCGGCGCGGCCGCCCGGACCGCTCCTCGGCCTCCAGACCCGCCGCGTACGCCGCGGCCAGCCCGTCGCCCCGGCGCCACAGCCAGTCCTCGACCGACTCGTACGGCTCCTGCCGGACGAGCGCCGCGCCCGCCTCGTCCAGCGGGCCGTCACCGGTGGGCGCGCCCGTGCCCGGCACGACGCGGTCGCCGTCCAGCGCGACGGCCCCGGCATCGAGCAGATCGACCAGTTCGGCCCCCGCCAGCGCGAGTGACAGGTCCCCCCGCTCTACGGGCCGCGCGGACGGCACGTCGAGGGAGACGAACAACAGGTCCCGTGCTGTGGTCATGGCACACTCCCGATCGTTTTCCCCCATGGTGCACCAGGCGCGGGACCGAGTCGTCCGGACGGGACATCTTGACGGGTTCATGCAACGCCAGTTAACTCACGACATGATCTAAGTCATGAGTGAACCGTGCGCGTCCGAGTGAACCAGCGCCCCGCACCTCAGTGAACCAGCGCCCTGCACATCAGAGACCCGAGACCCACGAGCCGTAGGGAAGGTCTATGCAAAGGGAACGGTCCATATCGAGAACGGCCCTGCTCGTCTCCACCGCCCTGTTCGCCGCCCTGCTGACCCCGGCCGCCTCCCGCGCCGCCGCCGAGGATCCCGCGCCCACCCCCGTCGACCGCTTCGAGGGCGAGGTGCCCTTCGCCGCCCAGCCCGCCGAGGGCATCTTCACCTGGGGCAGCGACGCCGACGACCCGCCCACGCTGCGCCTCGCCGAGCGGCCCGACGCCCCCGAGGGGCAGAAGGTCCTCGCCGGCACCTACGCCATCAGCGGCTGGGGCGGCTTCACCCACGACTACGCCGCCGCCGAACCCGCCCACGACTGGTCCGCCCACCGCGGGATCCGCTTCTGGTGGGAGGGCCGGTCCACCGGCAAGAAGATCAACTTCGAGATCAAGGACGGCGGCGCCCACGGCGAGGCGTCCGAGCTGTGGACGACGTCCTTCACCGACGACTTCACCGGCTGGAAGCGGATCGAGATCCCGTTCTCCGACTTCGTCTACCGCACCGACTACCAGCCCGTCGGCGGCATCGACCAGGTCCTCGGACTGACCGCCATGTGGGGCTACGCCGTCACCCTCCCCACCGGCGAGAGCGGCGAGTTCGCCATGGACGGCGTCGAGCTGTACGGCGGCGCCGACCAGACGCGGCGCGCCTCCGTCACCACCGACGCCGCCGTGTACCCCGTCGAGGAGGGCGCCTCCGCCGCCGTCCGTGTCACCCTCACCACCACCGGCGCGGCCCCCGTCGACCGGCCGGTGACCGTCGCCTACGAGACCGGCGGCGGCACCGCGTCCGCGGGCGCCGACTACACCCCGGTCTCCGGCACGGTCACCTTCCCCGCGGGCACCGCCTCCGGCGCCGTCCGCACGATCAAGGTCCCGACCGTCAAGGACCGCACCGCCGAGGCCGCCGAGACCGTCCCCCTGAAACTGACCGTCACCGGCGCCGCCCCGCCCGCCGAGACCCCGCAGATCGTCGTCGACGCGCACGGACTGCCGTACCTGAACGCCAAGTTGCCGGTGAAGCAGCGCGTGAAGGACCTGCTGTCCCGGATGTCCGTGGCGGAGAAGGCCGGCCAGGCCACCCAGGCCGAGCGCGGTGCGATCACCGCCCCCGCGGACATCGCCGGCTACGGCCTCGGCTCGCTGCTCTCCGGTGGCGGCTCCACCCCGACGCCCAACACCGCGGCCGGCTGGGCGAAGATGATCGACGGCTTCCAGCTCCGGGCCCAGGCGACCCGCTTCCAGATCCCGCTGATCTACGGCGTGGACGCGGTGCACGGCCACAACAACCTCGTCGGCGCGACGGTCATGCCGCACAACATCGGCATCGGCGCGTCCCGCGATCCGCAACTCGCCCGGCGCACCGGCGAGGTGACCGCCGCCGAGGTCCGCGCCACCGGCGTCCCCTGGGACTTCGCGCCCTGCCTGTGCGTCACCCGCGACGAACGCTGGGGCCGCTCCTACGAGGCGTTCGGTGAGGACCCGGCGCTGGTGAAGTCCATGGAGACGGTGATCCAGGGCCTCCAGGGCGCCCGCGACGGCCGCGACCTGAAGGACGGCGACAAGGTCCTTGCCACCGCCAAGCACTTCGTCGGCGACGGCGGCACCACCTACGGCTCCTCCACCACCGGCAGCTACACCATCGACCAGGGCGTCACCGAGGTCACCCGGCGCGAGCTGGAGGCCGTCCACCTGTCGCCGTACCAGGACGCGGTCGACCGGGGCGTCGGCACCGTCATGCCGTCGTACTCCTCGCTCGACCTCGCGGGCGACGGCCGCGGCCCGGTCAAGATGCACGCCCGCGCCGACCTGATCAACGGCGTCCTCAAGGGCCGGATGGGCTTCGACGGCTTCGTGATCAGCGACTGGAACGCCATCGACCAACTGCCCGGCGACTACGCCACCCAGGTCCGCACCGCCGTCAACGCCGGCGTCGACATGATGATGGTCCCCTACAGCTACAAGGAGTTCAGCGCGGCCCTGGTCGCCGAGGTGAAGGCCGGACGCGTCAGCGAGCGGCGGCTCGACGACGCGGTCGCCCGCATCCTCACCCAGAAGTTCCGCCTCGGCCTCTTCGAGCGGCCCTACGCCGACACCCGTGGCGCCTCCCGCATCGGCTCCGCCGCCCACCGCGCCGTGGCCCGGCAGGCGGCCGCCGCCTCCCAGGTCCTGCTGAAGAACGACGGCGGCGTCCTGCCCCTGAAGAAGAGCCAGAAGGTCTACGTGGCCGGATCCAACGCCGACGACATCGGCAACCAGACCGGCGGCTGGACCATCACCTGGCAGGGCGCGTCCGGCGCCATCACCCCCGGCACCACGATCCTGGAGGGCATACGCGCGGCGGGCGGCACCGTCACGTACTCCAAGGACGCCTCCGCGCCCCTGACCGGCCAGGACGTCGGTGTGGTCGTGGTCGGCGAGACCCCGTACGCCGAGGGCGTCGGCGATGTCGGCAACGGCCACGACCTGGAGCTGAGCGCCGCCGACCGGGCGGCCGTGGACACGGTGTGCGCGGCCGTGAAGTGCGTGGTGCTGGTCGTCTCCGGACGGCCGCAGCTCGTCGGCGACCGGCTCGGGGCGATCGACGCCCTGGTCGCGAGCTGGCTGCCGGGCACCGAGGGCGCCGGGGTGGCCGACGTGCTCTACGGCCGGCGCGCCTTCACCGGGCAGCTCCCCGTCACCTGGCCCCGC encodes:
- a CDS encoding urease subunit alpha; protein product: MSRPGGHPAEARRLTPHEYAATHGPRAGDRIRLGDSGLVIRVESDSQRPGDEFLAGFGKTARDGLHLKAAAVRETCDVVISNVVVIDAVLGVRKVSIGIREGRIHAIGRAGNPDTLDGVDVVVGTGTSIVSGEGLIATAGAVDTHVHLLSPRIMEASLASGVTTVIGQEFGPVWGVGVNSPWALRHAFNAFDAWPVNIGFLARGSSSDPAPLVEALAEGGASGFKVHEDMGAHTRALDTALRVAEEHDVQVALHSDGLNECLSVEDTLRVLEGRTIHAFHIEGCGGGHVPNVLKMAGVPNVIGSSTNPTLPFGRDAVAEHYGMIVSVHDLKTDLPGDAAMARDRIRAGTMGAEDVLHDLGAIGITSSDAQGMGRAGETVRRTFAMAGKMKAEFGAPEDHDNERVLRYIAKLTINPAIAHGLAHEIGSIETGKLADIVLWRPEYFGAKPQLVLKSGFPAYGVVGDPNAATDTCEPLVLGPQFGSYGATPADLSVAFVSRAALDRGDDRMPTRRRRVAVRGTRGIGPADLRLNSRTGAVDVDRRTGLVTLDGELLRSEPADSVSLNRLYFL
- the cimA gene encoding citramalate synthase — translated: MTETATSELDDSFHVFDTTLRDGAQREGINLTVADKLAIARHLDDFGVGFIEGGWPGANPRDTEFFARARQEIDFKHAKLVAFGATRRPGAKAAEDPQVKALLESGAPVVTLVAKSHDRHVELALRTTLDENLEMVRDTVSHLRAQGRRVFVDCEHFFDGYRANPEYAKAVVRTASEAGADVVILCDTNGGMLPAQVQAVVSTVLADTGARLGIHAQDDTGCAVANTLAAVDAGATHVQCTANGYGERVGNANLFPVVAALELKYGKRVLPEGRLREMTRISHAVAEVVNLTPSTHQPYVGVSAFAHKAGLHASAIKVDPDLYQHIDPEQVGNTMRMLVSDMAGRASVELKGKELGVDLGGDRELVGRVVERVKERELKGYTYEAADASFELLLRAEVEGRPLKYFDVESWRAIVEDRPDGTHANEATVKLWAKGERIVATAEGNGPVNALDRALRVALEKIYPQLAKLDLVDYKVRILEGVHGTQSTTRVLISTTDGAGEWSTVGVAENVIAASWQALEDAYTYGLLRAGVTPAE
- the ureA gene encoding urease subunit gamma, with the protein product MRLTPTERDRLLLFGAAELARARRARGLRLNVPEATALIADTVCEAARDGARLAEAIERARSVLGPDDVLPGVADVVTEVHVEAVFDDGSRLAVVSAPIAGGLGDRAPGALLPRPEDTSEDAGSGEPEPALRLTVTNTAGVPVSVTSHFHFFEANPRLDFDRPAAYGMRLAVPAGSSVRFGPGESLEIGLVPIGGARVAVGFAGLVDGPLDAPGARAEALRRAAACGYLGVPETPEQEADR
- a CDS encoding GPP34 family phosphoprotein, with product MTTARDLLFVSLDVPSARPVERGDLSLALAGAELVDLLDAGAVALDGDRVVPGTGAPTGDGPLDEAGAALVRQEPYESVEDWLWRRGDGLAAAYAAGLEAEERSGRPRRSWLARGRADTSASAQPSADAPDRRHAADRWAAREPVLVGLAAALGIPEEAAGEPEGLADDTEAVLAAVHGALTELEAVRQRRRIEDAAFDNVWRAP
- a CDS encoding glycoside hydrolase family 3 N-terminal domain-containing protein encodes the protein MQRERSISRTALLVSTALFAALLTPAASRAAAEDPAPTPVDRFEGEVPFAAQPAEGIFTWGSDADDPPTLRLAERPDAPEGQKVLAGTYAISGWGGFTHDYAAAEPAHDWSAHRGIRFWWEGRSTGKKINFEIKDGGAHGEASELWTTSFTDDFTGWKRIEIPFSDFVYRTDYQPVGGIDQVLGLTAMWGYAVTLPTGESGEFAMDGVELYGGADQTRRASVTTDAAVYPVEEGASAAVRVTLTTTGAAPVDRPVTVAYETGGGTASAGADYTPVSGTVTFPAGTASGAVRTIKVPTVKDRTAEAAETVPLKLTVTGAAPPAETPQIVVDAHGLPYLNAKLPVKQRVKDLLSRMSVAEKAGQATQAERGAITAPADIAGYGLGSLLSGGGSTPTPNTAAGWAKMIDGFQLRAQATRFQIPLIYGVDAVHGHNNLVGATVMPHNIGIGASRDPQLARRTGEVTAAEVRATGVPWDFAPCLCVTRDERWGRSYEAFGEDPALVKSMETVIQGLQGARDGRDLKDGDKVLATAKHFVGDGGTTYGSSTTGSYTIDQGVTEVTRRELEAVHLSPYQDAVDRGVGTVMPSYSSLDLAGDGRGPVKMHARADLINGVLKGRMGFDGFVISDWNAIDQLPGDYATQVRTAVNAGVDMMMVPYSYKEFSAALVAEVKAGRVSERRLDDAVARILTQKFRLGLFERPYADTRGASRIGSAAHRAVARQAAAASQVLLKNDGGVLPLKKSQKVYVAGSNADDIGNQTGGWTITWQGASGAITPGTTILEGIRAAGGTVTYSKDASAPLTGQDVGVVVVGETPYAEGVGDVGNGHDLELSAADRAAVDTVCAAVKCVVLVVSGRPQLVGDRLGAIDALVASWLPGTEGAGVADVLYGRRAFTGQLPVTWPRSEAQLPVNVGDRAYDPQYPYGWGLTTLTKVPQGGTATLKALGIAARAAERAGADTVGRALVTKARLIVQQKTGGRITARVAAPFADAEHLLLTGRYGAAVEKLTEAYRAG
- a CDS encoding agmatine deiminase family protein, with the protein product MPAEWTPHARTWMAWPGPNPTFDDRDDLIAARMAWASVARAVLRFEPVTVVCGPGRSAEAQTMLGPGVDTVERDLDDAWMRDIGPTFLTNGRELAAVDWTFNGWGAQEWARWEHDAKIAAHVADLAGARTYASKLVNEGGAIHVDGEGTVLLTETVQLGPERNPGWTRAEVEAEIHAMLGTRKAIWLPRGLTGDYPPYGYGTLGHVDIVAAFARPGVVVAHSQPDPAHPDHEVSTEVIGLLKAQTDARGRRLEVVEVPAPTVLEADGHWADYSYINHYLCNGGVVLCGFDDPRDETAAGIFRRLFPERTVTLVDARTIFSGGGGIHCITQQQPRI
- a CDS encoding TetR/AcrR family transcriptional regulator, yielding MAGARRNAPPREEVLAAAMAMIAERGLEKLTMAALGREVGMSSGHLLYYFHSKDELLLQALEWSEGRLGAERSRLLTRGGSARERLDAYVGLYVPDGHRDPHWTLWLEVWTRSQNADDTARDRQAAIEGAWHRDLVALLAEGVSRGEFRPVDADRFATRLRALLDGLSIHVAIGLRGTGRDRALAHVREFLDTALLAS